Part of the Primulina huaijiensis isolate GDHJ02 chromosome 15, ASM1229523v2, whole genome shotgun sequence genome is shown below.
AATTACAAAGTccaatgaaaatttaatatatatatttactctATGAATATGTCTATTGTGAAATAGTATTAGGACATTATATTTATGATGAGATGAATCTATCCGATCAatatttagcataaaaaattaatactttatacattaatattttttatgagttgGATCTGAttagagatctgtctcataaaattgacacgtcccaaaaatttgtgtgtaaaaaaattcattaagtAACTCGATTTGTTGgcttattatataatataattacaaaTTCATAATTCTTAAATTATAGATATAACTTTCATTTACTCACTTTTCatttatatcaaataaaaaaaaagttaaaatcgaTAAGAATTTCAGAGAAAAGAATCaataagaattttaaaaatataataacaaggAAATACATACTCGagatgatatattttctgaagatattgaatatttttttttaaaaaaatatatttttgtaaaatctaaatataaataattatattagataaaaataaatatataagattATAGTGAAATTAGTATGCGTGCGTGTGGAactcatgataaaaaaaatggtgtGGAGCCCAAACTGATGTCAAGGAGAAGCCCAATTGTAATTGAGCCAAAATGATCCATTTCTTGAAGGTTAATTTAGTCATTTCgatgaattttgaaaaatatcagaCATACCTCACGCGTTAACTTTGTTACGAagttaaaaatagaaattaggGTTCTTCTAAAATTTCCCTCCCACTCTGCTTTCTGGTATTGGGAAATGACTTAGTGTACGAGCAGGTACTCTACCTCTTTATTTAAGTACTGTTGCGTATGAagtatttgaattaatttttcgTTAATGAagtatttgaattaatttttcgTTAATGTTGTTTTAGAGTCGGTTATGGAATTCAGCAATTTGAGCTTTTTTTGgcgtaattatttttaatttttgtatatatatgtgtgtgtgtgtgtgtgtgttacactgacattttatgttatatatccATGGTAATTTAATTTCGTTTAATCTTTTCTTGTCATTTCGGATTACTGAGTGAGTTAGCAACTCAGCTGATTGTGCAGCTGTTTCTGTATAGTCTTGCTTTAGAAGAGTGTGTGAATGCGAGTTTGTCATTTTTTCCTTGCTCTTTTGTTTGAGTAAAGTAAGGTTACAGGTAACTATTATGAATTCTCACGTGTGTCTGAAATAATTTATTGTAGTGAATCTGTGGCGCTTGGTGTTCTATGTTAAACAACATGAATCAACTATTTTGGATAAGAATTCGTAAGTGTCCtaaatttgttatgaaaaatataaGATGATAGTATGCATGGTTTACATTCTGGTATGGAAcatcatatatatttgtatatggtgattttatttttgggctNtttttttttttttttttttttttttttttaatttttgtgcaTATCTAGGGGTCCATAAAGAGAGATGAGCACAAGTGCCCACAGCACCTCCATATCTGGGCGAAAATCTTtgttttttcaagatttagcaTCCCCTGCGTCTTCTAGACGATCTGGGGGAAAATTCACTACTCCTGGCCAGGCAGCTGCAGTTTCTGCTCTATGGCGTGAAAATTTTGCCAACTCTGATCTTCCTCCACCACCAGTTTTTACTCTCGAGGATAGGTCTGACTTTTCTCCTGAATCAGGGATTCTGGAATATGCAGTGTCTCCAGAATTAAAATCAGATCCTAGAACATCCCCACATATGGGCAGGGAATTTTCAACTCCGAAGAACAAGTCTGATGTAAGCACTTCATATGCTGGAACCAGCAAGCAGTCACTGCAGCAGAGTCCTGTGATGAATTCTAGCTGGTGGTCACCTCCAAAGAGTGGTGGTATTGCAGAGCACGAGGAAAAAGGGAAGGGTTCTCCGGTTGAAGGTGTGATTCAACCTGGTGCCTTGTTAGTGCTGCCACCGCCTAGGGAGGTTGCAAGACCGGAGCTCAATAACAGTTTGGTATCTGTAGGGAATTTGGACGAGGAAGTTTGGGTTACTGTCTATGGGTATGATTTGATCCTTTCTTTTTTCTGTGTTTCAGTGGCATTTACATTATATGCATCAGTTACTAAGGAGGTTATCATACTTTTTTAGTTATCATGATTCATgcaaatgaatatgataatatttACTAATGATGCCAACTTATGATCACAATGCTTTAACATCTTCAATGAATTGTACATCAATTAGtcaacatcatcatcatcattccTCCTAGTTGCGGGGTTGGCTACATGAATATTATTTCTCCAAACTAAGCGATTTTCCAACATGCCATATCTTAAACTAAGATCTAAGATATCCTCCTTAGTCTTTAACCATCTTTATCCAAGTTTTCAATGGCCTACCCTTTCCATTAACCTGCCAATCTAAGATATGTCGGATTGGGGCTCTTCACATGACCAAACTATGTTAGACGTCACTTTCTAATCTTATCATTTATGGTGATTACACTTAAGTAACTCATAATCTTTTCATTCTTAATTCTATCTTTGCGTTTTTTGTCACACATCTATCTTGACATACGCATTTCTGCTACCGCCATCTTATGCATATGTAGCCTGTAGTGGCCCAAAACTTCAAGCCATAAAGCATAGTTGGTTGAACAatacttttatattattttccttcCAATCTCGTAGGCATCCTTCTATCACATAATACTCCTGATGTCATCCTCCATTTCATCCACCTACCCAATTTTAATCCTATGGTCTATATCTTCTCTAATGTCCTCGATCTTTTGGATAATAGATTCTTGATAGCGAAAATTTCACACTCTAGGATTTCTCGACCTTCAATCTCGATTGAGCTTCCCATCCGTCTAGATTTAAGACCAAAGTTACAAGCTAAATATTCCGTTTTGAGCGACTAATTTTAAAACCTTTACTCTCAAGAGCTTCGCGCTATCTAtctgattttttatttacactTTCTTTAGTTCCGTCTATCAGAACAATATCATCTGCAAACAACACACACCAAAGTACTTCATCCTGAATATTTCCCATCAGCTCACCCATAACCAAAGCAAAAAAATAAGAGCTTAAAGCCGTTCCTTGATGAACTCCTACTGCCACAGGAAATTCACATGACATCTCTCCAACAGACTTAAGGCCAGTTACGTCATCTTCATACATATCTTTAATGATCTCGATGTAGCATTGAGACGCGTGTTTCCTTCTAAGTACATACCAGATTAATTTTCTAAGCACTCTATTATAGGCTTTCTCTATGAATATAATATGCTAGTATTTGTGGTTTGAGACGCTCTGTtaaattttgttgaaaatttttgTGTTCAATGTTCCTTGTCGGTCTTTCCCGGGATCAAGCCCAACTTTATTGATCAAATTATGCTTTAATGTGATATTGTTAATCTGTTAACTTCAACCTGTTATGaatttatgttaattaaatttcaatttttaaataatatatgtgtACGGTGTTGATCTTGTCAAATTTTTAAAGAGCATTAATCGTCATAAATTAGCATGACATGAATCTGTCCACCCCATTTTATACAAGAAGACTTAGCTCGCTGTTTAAACAATTCAAGatttcaaaatatcatttttctgtcATTGCTTTTTGGTGTTTAAAGTTGTGATCATGTTCTAAAAGTTGTTTTCCAGATTTTCTCCTGCTGATACCAATCTTGTTCTTCGGGAGTTTGAAAAGTGTGGGGTGATTCTGAAGCACATTCCTGGGCCAAGAGAAGCTAACTGGATGCACATTTTATATCAGGTTATTGTCCTACTATTACTAACACAACATGTTGTTTTCCATCTGTATCATACTCTATACATTTTCCTCGAGACTGTTTTTAGAAGCGAAATTAGTCATTTTGTGGTGTTAGAGGAGCAGGTTGTGTTTTGTCCATCACGTTTTTAATTTCATTGGCGATGTCAAGTTTCACATCTTAGGTAACTAGTGGGGAAGAGAGGTGATTGTGTTGAACTGTTTGCAGAGACGTTGCTGCAGACACTTTCTGTTATTAGTTTCGGATCATTAGCTCTTTGGTGGTGTCAGTCTGATTCACTTTTCTATTTGAATGAATTATCTTTCTTCTACCCTTTCCCTTCCCTAGTTCGCTGTGAACGAAGGTACTTAGCTTGGTTGTGCAcatatcaaaataaatcctCTTATTGACATGGTTTAGGTGGATTTGCTCTTGTAGTAGTATTCCACTTGACACAACTTTGAGCTGTCATTTAATTTTGAGTTCTATTCTTAATTTTATGAGATGGCTTTTATTTGATTCACAACCTTGAAACCTGTCATGAGAAATATCTAgttattctaaaaaaaacaagGGTTACTTACTTCTATTGTTTTGAGGTTGAAGTATCTGAGTTGTGTTCTACATTTTGACATTGTGCAACGCATCGTAGTTAACCACTAAAATGTAGATcctgatttattttaaaagaccAGTACACTTGACTCGAGTAATGTATTTGTGTATGGTGTTCTAGTGCATTTAAGCAGTGGTGAGCTTTCCTTATTTCCGAGATACTATGCTATGGATGAGTGTAAATAATATTTGTTACAATGAGTAAGACGGGTGTATCTTTGGTAagttgtcattaattttttgcCTTTTCATTTAACATGTCGAGATTCGCGAAACTGCTTATATTCGTACTTGAAAAAGTGGCGTATATTCAGGTCAACTGACAATTGAACATGCCAATGAATGTTACAACTTGCAAATTTTTATGTAGAATCATTCCGATGCTCAGAAGGCACTCAGAAAAAGCGGCTCGGAAATAAATGGAGTTCTTATCATTGGAGTGAAGCCTGTTGATCCGATGCAACGTCATGTACTGAACGAGAGGCTCAACAATCAAGGGTTCATGACATTTACCCATACACCTTCAAATACGATTTCAGAATCAAATGGCCTCAAGGTCTCCCCTTATCCATACTATCCCCAGAATAGCGACAATCCCAGTGCTCGGCATTCTGCTGGGACCATGGCAACTCCTGCCAAATCAATGGTGTCAAAAGTTATGGACTTAATGTTTGGTGTCTAGCTTTCTGTTTTGGTAATTTTTCAGCCGTTATTTGTTCAACAATGCGAGGTGAAAATTTTACTAGAATTCTGAGCGGTtaaagtttcaatttttttttggttactCATTTGATTATGTGCCTCTTAcaaaattgaaaagaaaatctGACTAAATGTTGTTTTTTAATTCATGTTGGTATGTGCTATTTTCCTTCATCTTGAAGCCGGGGCagggtttttgtttttatttatttttcaaatatgaaaCCCTTCACCCCAACCTCACCTCACACCTCTCTTCCCCTGCGCTTTGCTTCCTCACTTCGCGTCCAACACTGCCCAGCTCCTCGCCTCTGGAAACCACCGCACCATCTTCCTTGAAGCTAGTTCAGTAGTCCCTCAGCTCTCCTTGCCCATAATCATTGTAGAAAAGCTTGTTCCTGCTGCTGCCCTGTTTTGTCGAGCTGTTGCTTCATTTTCTAGCTTCTTGCTTGCCATTTTTCTTGGTTCCTTAAGAGTGTGTAGAGTTCGTTTCTAGCTTCATTTCAGTTCATAGGAAGCTATTGAAAGTAATCTCTAAGCCTAGATGTTCAATTTATGTTCATGGAATTCTTATTGGGTTATGTTATGAGTTTGCAGCTTAGCTTCTGATTTTCGGGTTTACGTGTATTGTGCACTAAGAATCTTGACTTGTGGTCTAAATAGAACTCGATCTATTTTTAGCTTTCTGTAGCCATTGAGAAAATAGAATTCCAATTAGAAAcagatttgatatgatttttctgtCAAAATCGAACTGTGTTTGAGCTGTGTAAAATGGGTACTGTATTTCGAGCACATGGCCTTTGTGTGTTTGGATTCAGGACCTttggttaaaataaaaattgtaaatcTATGTTTTATCTTTGAAATGAGACTTGAATtgttaaattccattaagaattAAATAAGTTCTGCACTTTTTACTGAAATTGCTCAGTAAAATTCTAGGAAATTATCGAAATGGTAAGATTCATTAAACTAAAGTTGTAAAACATATATCTAACTccagaaaattatttaatataattaagtcTACCCAAATTCATGAATTAGTGACACATttagattaattttaattttaatcaagAAATGTGCCAAAAATTAAGCATTCACCTGTCCATAAATATGAAGTTCTGCCATGCATTTCGTTCTATAAATAGCTGTAAGAttcaaaatgcgataacgtaatctAATTGCATGCAAATCTTAGAATAATAGAAAATGCttaattaaactattttaattgCACTAATTGAATGTGGTAGACATGTTTTcacttttaaaatatgattttctactAGAATATAAAAAACTgtgtttttaagggttattcgagacgcgatcggaGAACGAAGATCGAAGAccttaaaggaaaaatatttttattaaatgattattttttattatttaatatatggtatattttatgtgatattttctaaaatgatGCTTCTGAGATGTTTTTCCgcgtcgagtcgtattttaaaccggtaattgATTTTTGACGAAAACAAGGACTTTTGGaggctcggttaatattttcgaaaactttcctaaacaagaTAATTTAACTACTatctaatgggcttaatggatATATTTTACCTACGTTATTGGGCCTAAAATTGTACCATATTATTATATACCAAAGATTTGGAATTTCCTAAAcctaaacacaaaaactcacgccACACACACCTAGGACTCTTAGGGAAGCTGAgtgcacacacacactttttcaAAGGCAATTCACATGAGGTTGAAGGAAAAAAGCTGCAAGCTTCCTCTCCATCTCTCTGCCAACGTCCCACTCGTCAAGGATTTTTCCGTGCGTGAAACATGCAaaagcacgccttaatcttccttcactcATTGTTCATACCATATTAAGTGTATttatacatgattgcatgaaaaacatgatactcttctttttattttcgtttttatggcatatacaTGTTAAAACATGAGTTTCCATGCTTTTAAATTCATGTCtttgatgcacaaaggggctgccatggtagggttaCTAGAATGGACATTTTTCAGTATGTTCAAGGGTCCATAGAGGCATGGCTAAGGGCTGGACAAGTAAGGAAATAAGCTGAATGAAAATTTTGGTTATAACAAGCTATGGTTTCGATTTTGATGGCTGGGAAGGAGCAGGCCGTGGGCTGTGTTTGGGTCACATCCAGGAGTCTTAAAAGGGTCTATTCATGGTATTAGATAGGCTAAGGGAAGACTGATGCAAGGCCTAGGGCTGTAGGTGGGAGCTTGGGGTCGCGCAAGGCTTAGGGAGCACGACTTGATGGGCTGTGCATGCTTGGGTTACTAGGTCTGGTCCAGCAGCTTGTTAAGGGCtcagtcatggtcctaggaagggTGCATAGGGTATGTGTTGGAATCATAatttcagtttgtttctgtaaacccactttgtacctataatagttttagaaactgatcttggaactaagttccagacattgttatgggtaaactgatttagctcttcttgcatagcatttatccagtttggaccagtaagagcttcatcagttttctttagtTCCAATTGGGAAGCAAAATCTGAATgagtaaataaattaaacatttgattacGAGTTCTTATCgaatcagatggattacctatcaccaattctggtggatgtgatttcttccatctgtattcaGCACTTGTTGCATCCATCTCAGCAACTGTTTCAGTTGGCAACTAAATGTTCTCTTCAGTTCCAGTTGCTGCTTCATCAGTTGGTGATTGAATATTATCATTTTGCTCTATCAACTGACCATCAGTGACAACTTTTTGTTCCACTGATTgatccagtacttctggttcaggtgtttgaaggatatttcgattgatatttttttcttcttcattatcatcctccaaacttataTATGTAAAgtgatcaactagctcaactggatcatgTAACGAACCGTAGTTTTAACTACTTTAAACCGTacttttaactactttaaaatttgagaaaaaattaaaaattttcttaaatataaataaactttcaaatttgcatTAAGATATCTTGTTCgtctaaaaaaaacttttgcCATAAAACAACCAtctaaaaatatttgcaataaaagatCACCATAGAAATTTTGCTAACGAAAATGCTTGTTTCAACATTGTAAACCAAAACATCAAATCAGAGTATCTGAGACTTTCATAAATTCTTAAAagacatgggcggtcctcgggtctagcctcttgcccagtccaagcctgctccttggtccccgcccctcgtctcctcaaagtcatcctcacctgcatcgatcaagtctagtaagtctaaagactcaacacgtataaactggcaATAACGAGTACTATgcaataaaaccacatgcatcttcaaaatagAACGTACAATATAGGAACATGAACTTGGActtgataacataaacatactGAGAACTTTAACGTGAAatcataacatagacgtgccatggTCATAAAAACTTTAGTAAACACACTTGCATCTTACGTACATGAGCATActtaacataattttgcgtagaggcatgtttcaaagcaagtgacccatacataaaattgcctgatcatactaaaccacagtattgggctgacagggaaaaatccactgccacatacatgagatcctcgttcatgctttaacgggtggattggtccccgttcatgctttaacgcatTCCAATCCTgctctaaacccgttcatgctttaacgaggtggagaggtcctcggccacgttcaccgacttccaaatccgttcatagttggagaggtcctcggacacgttctccggcttccaaacccgttcataatttggtcataagacatttagcatacctcaaaaacttaaaagtatttaatTTTGCACGTCAAACATTCTTACTtgacgttgagggattcgttggatcttgcCTAAGgccactgctgcaacatactaacatgagtttaaATACTTACTTGCATAACtcagacgtaggtactcgagctcaccatcgaagtaaataaatagcttatgacattctagttcgctcgggacttgacctcgtttaatcatcgtactaaaccaagACATAGAATTCCAAAACAAACCTCAAAGGAAAGCCTAACTTACTCCCAAACAGGAGGTAGCCGGACCTGtccggaccccgtgcccaggtccggctacgGGTTCGTGTAGGTACTGTAAAATGTGTGTGGAGAAAAgagaaggcacggaccccgtgcctgggtctgtgtaagggtccgtgtagactctgcaAATCGACACttcgaagaaaacaaaggcacggaccccgtgccagggtccgtgtagaggtccgtgtGGCCTCGAATAGACGAACCTGCGGGAAAATTCTTACACAACGCATATTTCTCCTAACTAAACCGAATGGACTAAGAATCGACACTTCGAGgcccatcctaggacactaaggTATTGACTCCAACCCAATACAAGCCATCAAAATTTTCCCCAAACTCAACAAGCGACACAAAATGACATAACCCGAATTTTCGACACCAATTCTTCCTTCGACTTCATTTACTTCCCAAGCCAACCTCGACTCAAAACGAGACATCAAATGGTGCCTAAACATATCTCACAGAGTGACTCAACGCAGTAGTATCGGCCTGGCgatgcccaacgaagcctgaaactcaaaaacttcaagaatGCATTAATAACATCATTTtcggaaaaacgcagtttgaacagtcccacaaaaaacaccatagctcactcaatttttatccaaatatttcaaattttatatcaaatcgaaggtatcaaaaagtctACGTTTTGTATgttaaaagttttctcaaaatcactaccgaaaaatcgcagtgttTAAAAGAacagtaaaattcaaaattttagatccaaagacatttcaaaatcgatccaacatgtttctgctcaaactttgcacatcatacatggatttttacgcataaaaacaacgcaacacgtactatgacatgatcgacgcaggaaaaataGATTATATGTGCctttgatatgaaaattttaccgAACGGGCGATATCGAAGTGGAGATGGAgtgagggttgatccgggacgatggtggctcgatttttcttgcaCTAAAGAACACAAAAATTTGTTGGAATTGCTGAGGAAATGGGGCGGCTGCAATAGAcaccaagaaccctagtttttatttcaaatgatgaaaataaaaagacaAGGAAGAGTGTGTATATGTGTTAGCGTGCATATGTGTGGGTATaagtgtgtgtgcgtgcgtTTTGAATATAGATTGgtaacgtgtgtgtgagtgGGTAATTAGGAGAATTATTTTAGCTTAATTACACCATTACCTTGCTAATTAAACTCTAACTTtattaacaatttaattaaaatactaaccctactaatctttaaataaaatcccctaattaaaataaagagcACAAGCactaaatctttaaaagttttaaaatcttaaaatcacctaataaataaattaggcttttaaaatactaaaaacttagtaactcatttaaaatgccccatctttgacttaaaataaaataatacattttaaaattgccaaaatcgtcaccgatcTCGTTTCCTGGATCCcgtatcgaataatcgcctgaaacatgaaacttgcAAAACATTTAACGTGCATTACAAAacttaagtaatttaaaataatacatttaaataaatcatgcatggctaaaaataaattttaaatttaaaataaatgacttaacaattaaataattgcatgggttttacgtgtgcggaattttgggctctacagatcagttgtcttatcagttagcatatattcatcaaatacaacatgaatagacTTTTCCACATTCAAAGTGCATttgttaaaaactctataagctttactaactgatgaataaccaagaaatattccctctgcagatttagcatcaaaagcttttaaatgatttttgccattgtcaagaataaaacatctacatccgaatattttgaaataagaaaccacacttttatGTCTATGCAGGATCTCATAtgatgttttcaaatgatttttattactcattgatctgttctaagtgtaacatgcagtgtttactgcctttGCCCAAAACCTCTGAGAAATatcagaatcagcaagcattgttctagcagcctCTTTAAGGGTTCGatttttctctcagctacaccattttgctgaggtgttcttgctgctgagagctcatgcttgattccagtattctctaaaaattttgaaagattttgattgatgaattcaatcCCTCGATCGGACATTATTCTGTCAataccaactgatttttcatttaataatcttttgaaaagcctAATCAGTTGAGCaacagtttggtcttttgatttaagaaagataacccaagtaaatcttgaaaaatcatcaacaatcaccaaagtgtatttcattccccctaaactcatgtctggtataggaccaacaagatccatatgtagcagttctaagcatctggaggatgatttactacccttgtttttaaaagaagatcttacttgtttaccaaactgacatactgagcaaattttatcttttgaaaaatttattttgggcaaaccagttacaatatcatggttactcagataagcaataaacttaaaattgagGTGGTTCAAtcttttatgccacaaccagtttttagaagattttgaagctataaaacaaactggtacattaggttgatcagtccaactgactttataagTATTACCACAACGATTGCCAGTTAAAAtgatctcatcagttgagtctctaactgtGCAAATGTGTaagttgaactgaactgagaaattattgtcgcataactgactgatgcttatcaagttatacttcaaattctcaactagtaacACATCTTTGATGGCAAAGTTATCatagataagcttacccttacccacagttctacctttagaGTTGTCGCCAAATCTGATGTTtagaccagtgtatttgatcagttgggatatcAATTTTGCATCCTCTGTCATATGTTGCGAGCaaccactgtccagataccagattgattctttttttgtacctgtcacctgcaatcacacacaattaataattttggtacccatatGATAGGATCGCTTATgaggtgaaagagtgtttagaagggggggttgaataaacacttaacgaTTTTCACAGCTTTTTcaaatattgagtcagtttagtgataaactgatactcgggaatcttgtcagtcgatatcagtcagttaacaagtaatgtgcggaaataaactgactgaaagatagaatataaactgaaataagaacacaaatattttatgaatgttcggagatttcaaccACTCCTACGCCATCTCTTCTATCACAAAGATATgatttttactaaaagactttgatcgatacaaacaattgcaaagacctacttcagtcttggacttaacactgccaaactaaaactcttagtttacaaaaaaaattctcagTATTCAACTGGACTTGAAAAAgatttagcacaactgatctctttaTGATCAAGTTTTACAACATCAAAGGTTTGTGCTAGAAAGCTCGAAGTATAGACTGAGTGCTATCATTAAATacaataagtgtgagctttgaatcTTAGTATAATTTCAGCAGAGTGATTGCAAGTAAGTCGGATGTGTGTTTTGTTGCTTcgtctctgctatttataggcttctct
Proteins encoded:
- the LOC140960141 gene encoding nuclear pore complex protein NUP35-like, which codes for MSTSAHSTSISGRKSLFFQDLASPASSRRSGGKFTTPGQAAAVSALWRENFANSDLPPPPVFTLEDRSDFSPESGILEYAVSPELKSDPRTSPHMGREFSTPKNKSDVSTSYAGTSKQSLQQSPVMNSSWWSPPKSGGIAEHEEKGKGSPVEGVIQPGALLVLPPPREVARPELNNSLVSVGNLDEEVWVTVYGFSPADTNLVLREFEKCGVILKHIPGPREANWMHILYQNHSDAQKALRKSGSEINGVLIIGVKPVDPMQRHVLNERLNNQGFMTFTHTPSNTISESNGLKVSPYPYYPQNSDNPSARHSAGTMATPAKSMVSKVMDLMFGV